GAAGCGACCGTCGGTAAAATCGGTGACGAGGACGTCTTCTACCTCCAATCGCGGGGGCTGGACGACGACGACGCCAAGCAGATGATCGTCTCCGGGTTCATCGAACCCATCACCGAGGAACTCCCCATCGAGTACGCCGTCGAACTCAACCGCCTCATCGAACTCGAGATGGAAGGCAGCCTCGGGTAGTCGCCCGGTCGGCCGCCTCCGGGACCCGTTTCCTCGCGGACGGTCTCGCGCGGCTTCGTTTTTCGCCGCCGTAGCGCCGGATTCTGTCAGGCGGATGCCACCGACGCAATGCGATAGCCGTTTAAGCGAGAAAGAAAACTGTCGCGTATGACCGGCGACTCCGCCGGGGATGACGACCGCGGCGGGTCACTCGGCATGGACGACGCGCTGAGCCTCCTCAGCGACCGCTATCGGCGCCACGCCCTCGCCTGCCTCGACGGGATGCCCGTGCCCGTCACCCTGGAGGGGCTCACCGACCAGGTCGCGGGCCGGGAGTTCCAGCAGCCGCCCGACAGGGTGTCGATGATGAAGCGGACCCAGATCGCCACCGCGCTCCACCACACCCACCTGCCGAAGCT
This region of Halorussus rarus genomic DNA includes:
- a CDS encoding DUF7344 domain-containing protein, with the translated sequence MTGDSAGDDDRGGSLGMDDALSLLSDRYRRHALACLDGMPVPVTLEGLTDQVAGREFQQPPDRVSMMKRTQIATALHHTHLPKLQEMGVIVYDDDEGKVTDIAIGPPLTGFLDKIRRHEG